One genomic segment of Flagellimonas marinaquae includes these proteins:
- a CDS encoding gluconate 2-dehydrogenase subunit 3 family protein translates to MDRRKSLKSIVLGSVAGGLAIHGCKPSTEAKELVEAPKITYPGRVPLETELINELQDEQFLNPHEVETLTILCDLILPPSEAFKAASDADVVSFIEFMCKDNEAFQPDIRGGIMWLDHKCNTEYGVEFKTATVAQQKAILDEIAYYDPEVPGNERPFEVNFFSLVRNLTMTGFYTTKIGIEEIGYKGNMPNVWDGVPDDVLEQHGVSYEEEWLAKCVDQSKRGIIAEWDEDGNLLT, encoded by the coding sequence ATGGACAGAAGAAAGAGTTTAAAATCTATAGTATTGGGCTCTGTGGCCGGTGGACTGGCCATTCACGGATGCAAGCCATCTACGGAGGCGAAGGAATTGGTGGAGGCCCCAAAAATAACGTATCCGGGCAGGGTGCCTTTGGAAACGGAGTTGATCAATGAACTACAGGACGAACAGTTTTTGAATCCGCACGAGGTGGAAACACTTACGATACTTTGTGATTTGATTTTGCCCCCTTCGGAGGCATTCAAAGCAGCCTCGGATGCCGATGTGGTCAGTTTTATAGAGTTCATGTGCAAGGACAATGAGGCGTTCCAGCCCGATATCCGTGGTGGAATTATGTGGTTGGATCATAAATGTAACACCGAATATGGGGTGGAGTTTAAAACGGCGACCGTAGCACAACAAAAAGCTATTTTGGATGAAATTGCCTATTATGATCCCGAAGTGCCGGGCAATGAACGACCATTTGAAGTGAATTTCTTCTCCTTGGTCCGTAACCTTACCATGACGGGATTTTATACCACAAAAATCGGGATAGAAGAAATAGGGTATAAGGGCAATATGCCCAATGTTTGGGATGGTGTCCCTGATGATGTGTTGGAACAGCATGGTGTTTCCTATGAAGAGGAATGGTTGGCCAAGTGTGTGGACCAAAGCAAACGCGGCATTATTGCCGAGTGGGATGAGGATGGTAATTTGTTAACGTAA
- a CDS encoding collagen-like protein: MKNSILIKCTLLILCISFNSCLVQDGEDGVDGIDGKNGIDGIDGIDGINGQDGQDGAPGATGPQGDPGNDGQDGAGLDQMAQYGSITMNLNGTRPDDMAFTDNTEFRFLGLDGEDFVDYNIVVPTVMGVDTQYFFNFRRFLTAPDGTYNPTYFDWEVTITNPGEATETVDLVETTLNNYGVIGEDNKYFLLDEGYDSDGVGISNMQLINITYESENGNHLSFSYSFTVDAANNGSGNELNVSGEVDVYLFELIEP; this comes from the coding sequence ATGAAAAACTCTATTCTTATTAAATGTACATTGTTGATTTTATGCATTTCCTTTAATTCCTGCTTAGTCCAAGATGGGGAGGATGGTGTAGATGGGATTGATGGTAAAAATGGAATTGACGGAATCGATGGAATCGATGGCATAAATGGACAAGATGGTCAGGACGGCGCACCGGGAGCAACAGGACCACAAGGAGATCCTGGTAATGATGGGCAAGATGGTGCAGGGCTCGACCAAATGGCACAATATGGATCTATTACTATGAATTTGAATGGTACAAGACCAGATGATATGGCCTTTACTGACAATACTGAATTTAGATTCTTAGGCCTTGATGGTGAAGATTTCGTTGACTATAACATAGTAGTTCCAACAGTTATGGGTGTCGATACCCAATATTTCTTCAATTTCCGTAGGTTCTTAACAGCTCCCGATGGCACATACAACCCTACCTATTTTGACTGGGAAGTAACCATTACCAACCCTGGAGAAGCTACAGAAACAGTTGATTTAGTCGAAACTACCTTGAACAACTATGGTGTAATTGGTGAAGACAATAAATATTTTTTACTTGATGAGGGTTACGATTCTGATGGTGTTGGGATATCGAATATGCAACTGATCAATATTACATATGAATCCGAAAATGGCAATCATCTTTCTTTTTCCTATTCCTTTACCGTTGATGCCGCAAACAACGGGTCCGGCAACGAACTAAACGTATCGGGTGAAGTAGATGTCTATTTATTTGAACTAATAGAACCTTAA